A region from the Bradyrhizobium erythrophlei genome encodes:
- a CDS encoding FUSC family protein yields MLFGLRLWVAVCLALYIAFWLELDNAQWAGTSAAVVCQESLGASLRKGSFRMIGTIVGAVAIVILTACFPQSRTGFLLGLALLGAACGLVATLLRNFSAYAVVLAGCTAAIIASDELGATGGASSVVFTLAITRAAEICIGIVCAGVVLVGTDFGGARQRLATQLAVLATEIADRLSEAFSVVRSDQADTWPTRRDLVTRVVALSPLIDEAIGEASDLRYRLPALRAAVKGLFAALSGWRTVANCLEQLQDSEGRREADIILQTLPQQLRTPSVRGGASVWIREPSDLRRVCQAAIRALVALPADTPSLRLLADGTAEALLGLSQTLDGLTLLAHPAHTVPLRRGARPQLPDLLPALITAARIFVTIVAVELFWIATAWPNGATAIAFAAIGVILFSPRDDQAYAVGKIFTFGVGLTAFIAGIVKFGVLPNNETFAGFSIALGLVLVPVGALAAQSGQGTMFGVMSAFFVALVAPANQMTYDTAQFYNSTVAIVAGLGSALLAMLLLPPLSPTVLVRRTLAFTLRDLRGLAAGRSPPLAADWEARVYQHLSRLSTQIGPSQLARLAATFSIGTEIIRLRRIARRFDLGSDLDSALNAVARGNTRETIQSLAQIDHRLAAGSGVGPDAIVRLRARGSIRVISETLVQHRDYFDREPQ; encoded by the coding sequence TTGCTGTTCGGCTTGCGCCTTTGGGTAGCGGTCTGCCTCGCGCTCTACATAGCTTTCTGGCTTGAGCTCGACAATGCACAGTGGGCCGGCACTTCAGCGGCGGTCGTTTGTCAAGAAAGCCTCGGCGCGTCGCTGCGAAAGGGGTCGTTCCGCATGATCGGCACGATAGTCGGCGCAGTGGCGATCGTCATCCTGACCGCGTGCTTTCCGCAAAGCCGCACCGGCTTTCTTCTGGGCTTGGCGCTGTTGGGTGCGGCATGTGGCCTCGTAGCCACCCTCCTCCGCAACTTTAGCGCCTACGCGGTCGTACTGGCCGGCTGCACGGCGGCGATTATCGCAAGCGACGAACTTGGCGCGACCGGGGGCGCGAGTAGCGTTGTGTTCACGCTTGCTATCACCCGCGCCGCCGAGATCTGCATCGGCATCGTTTGCGCGGGGGTCGTTCTCGTCGGCACAGACTTTGGCGGCGCGCGTCAGCGCCTCGCCACGCAACTCGCTGTCCTCGCGACCGAAATCGCCGACCGGCTTAGCGAAGCGTTCTCGGTCGTTAGATCAGATCAGGCGGACACGTGGCCGACGCGGCGCGATCTCGTGACGCGGGTCGTCGCGCTGAGCCCGCTCATCGACGAGGCCATCGGCGAGGCCTCCGACCTGCGTTATCGCTTGCCGGCATTGCGGGCGGCAGTCAAAGGCCTGTTCGCCGCCTTATCCGGCTGGCGCACGGTTGCCAACTGTCTTGAGCAGCTGCAGGATAGCGAGGGAAGGAGGGAGGCAGACATCATTCTCCAAACCCTCCCGCAGCAGCTGCGTACACCATCGGTACGGGGCGGCGCATCAGTCTGGATACGCGAGCCGTCCGACCTGCGTCGGGTGTGCCAGGCAGCGATACGAGCGCTGGTGGCTCTTCCAGCTGACACGCCGTCGCTCCGCCTGCTTGCGGACGGGACAGCCGAGGCGCTCCTCGGCCTCTCGCAAACGCTGGACGGCTTGACGCTGCTGGCCCACCCCGCTCACACGGTTCCGCTTCGCCGCGGCGCCCGGCCCCAACTACCCGATCTGCTTCCGGCTTTGATCACTGCAGCGCGGATCTTCGTGACGATTGTTGCCGTCGAGCTTTTCTGGATCGCGACCGCGTGGCCCAACGGCGCCACAGCCATTGCCTTTGCCGCTATCGGCGTGATCCTGTTCTCTCCCCGCGACGATCAGGCGTATGCGGTTGGCAAGATCTTCACGTTTGGAGTCGGCCTCACCGCATTCATTGCGGGAATCGTGAAATTCGGGGTGTTGCCCAACAACGAGACGTTCGCCGGCTTCAGCATCGCTCTCGGTCTTGTTCTGGTGCCCGTTGGTGCGCTCGCGGCCCAGTCCGGGCAGGGCACGATGTTCGGGGTCATGTCGGCATTCTTCGTTGCCCTCGTGGCGCCGGCGAACCAGATGACCTATGACACCGCACAATTCTACAACTCGACGGTCGCCATCGTCGCGGGGCTGGGTTCCGCGCTGCTGGCCATGCTCCTGCTGCCACCGCTGTCGCCTACAGTACTAGTTCGTCGAACACTAGCGTTCACGTTGCGTGATCTTCGCGGCCTCGCGGCGGGCAGAAGTCCCCCGTTGGCCGCTGACTGGGAAGCCCGCGTCTATCAGCACCTTTCCCGACTATCGACGCAAATCGGACCGTCGCAGCTCGCGCGGCTCGCCGCGACATTCTCGATAGGGACCGAAATCATCCGTCTGCGCCGCATCGCGCGCCGGTTCGACCTCGGCTCCGATCTCGACAGCGCGCTCAATGCGGTAGCACGAGGCAACACCAGAGAAACCATTCAAAGCCTGGCACAGATCGATCACAGGCTTGCCGCAGGTTCCGGCGTCGGACCGGATGCCATAGTCCGGCTTCGAGCCCGCGGCAGCATCCGCGTGATATCCGAGACGCTGGTCCAGCATCGGGACTATTTCGATAGGGAGCCGCAATGA
- a CDS encoding DUF1656 domain-containing protein — MRFNEIDLFGVYVAPISLMMIGAWLILIPLRRLADGFGLLRQVWHPALFWFAVYMMSLSAIVLIAAR, encoded by the coding sequence ATGAGGTTTAACGAGATCGACCTGTTTGGAGTCTATGTTGCGCCTATCTCGTTGATGATGATCGGCGCGTGGCTGATTCTCATACCGCTGCGTCGCCTCGCGGATGGCTTCGGGCTGTTGCGGCAAGTGTGGCATCCGGCCCTGTTCTGGTTCGCGGTCTACATGATGTCTCTTTCTGCGATCGTGCTGATCGCCGCGCGCTGA
- a CDS encoding efflux RND transporter periplasmic adaptor subunit, translated as MSEGKPRSEHVIAEVDRGYATPPPTGGDNATLPIRAVSVVITLGAVLLAALLTWATWQVYMTAPWTRDGTVRVYVVAMAPEVAGRIVELPVADNQLVKKGDPLMVIDPTNYAIAVRHSEAAVEQAKAVAQNAEAQSERRQKLTNLSISTEMKQLFATTALSAAAAYEQTVANRDQARVNLERTRIFSPVNGYVTNLLVQLGDFVNVGQKSISVVNADSFWVDGYFEENNLRRIREGDPATIKLMGHSQVLRGHVDSIARGINVPNAQPDSSGLASVNPIFTWVRLAQRVPVRIRIDDVPDGVRLIAGMTATVQIDRGSWKHQGNRCEEMTGRCSE; from the coding sequence ATGTCCGAGGGCAAACCTAGATCGGAGCACGTCATCGCTGAAGTCGATCGCGGCTACGCTACGCCTCCACCTACCGGCGGCGACAACGCCACACTTCCCATTCGCGCCGTTTCGGTCGTCATCACGCTCGGCGCGGTGCTGCTCGCGGCTCTCCTCACTTGGGCGACGTGGCAAGTCTACATGACGGCGCCGTGGACGCGCGACGGTACCGTGCGCGTCTATGTCGTGGCGATGGCGCCTGAGGTGGCCGGACGGATCGTCGAGTTGCCGGTCGCCGACAACCAATTGGTCAAAAAGGGCGACCCGCTGATGGTGATCGACCCCACGAACTACGCGATCGCCGTCCGTCATTCGGAGGCGGCCGTGGAGCAGGCGAAGGCCGTCGCGCAGAACGCGGAAGCTCAGTCAGAGCGCCGACAAAAGCTCACGAATCTGTCGATCTCGACGGAGATGAAGCAACTTTTCGCTACCACCGCGTTGAGTGCCGCTGCCGCCTACGAGCAGACGGTTGCCAATCGCGATCAGGCGCGGGTGAACCTCGAGCGCACGCGCATCTTTTCCCCAGTCAACGGCTACGTGACCAACCTGTTGGTGCAACTCGGCGACTTCGTCAACGTCGGGCAGAAAAGCATCTCAGTGGTCAATGCCGACTCCTTCTGGGTCGATGGCTATTTCGAGGAGAATAACCTACGACGAATCCGCGAAGGCGACCCTGCAACGATCAAACTGATGGGCCACAGCCAAGTCCTTCGTGGACACGTCGACAGCATTGCCCGGGGCATCAATGTTCCAAATGCGCAACCGGACTCGTCAGGCCTCGCGTCGGTGAACCCGATCTTCACGTGGGTCCGCCTCGCACAACGCGTGCCTGTGCGCATCCGCATCGATGACGTCCCGGACGGCGTGCGCCTAATCGCCGGAATGACCGCCACTGTGCAGATCGATCGTGGATCATGGAAGCACCAAGGCAACCGCTGCGAGGAAATGACAGGACGGTGCAGTGAGTGA
- a CDS encoding TetR/AcrR family transcriptional regulator, translated as MLGVSAPTAKIAKEAGVAEGTLFTYFANKDELLNRLYLELKMDLREAMMTGYPAGKSLVVRNRHVWDRFIGWGSAHPLKRRAMRQLAVSDRITEESKKLVGDAFGEFDDMMRECAAGGAMRHQPPSFVSAIMSAIGDTTMDFIMREPAQAKRYTKAGFDAFWSAVAG; from the coding sequence ATGCTCGGCGTGAGCGCTCCGACCGCGAAGATTGCCAAGGAGGCAGGTGTGGCGGAAGGCACGCTATTTACTTACTTCGCCAACAAGGACGAACTGCTGAACCGGTTATATCTGGAACTCAAGATGGACCTTCGCGAGGCCATGATGACCGGCTACCCTGCCGGCAAGAGCCTCGTCGTCCGCAATCGCCACGTTTGGGATCGCTTCATCGGTTGGGGTTCGGCGCATCCCTTGAAGCGGAGAGCGATGAGGCAACTCGCGGTGTCGGACCGCATCACCGAAGAAAGCAAGAAGCTGGTCGGGGACGCATTCGGGGAATTCGACGACATGATGCGTGAGTGCGCGGCCGGCGGTGCAATGAGGCACCAGCCTCCGTCATTCGTGTCGGCGATTATGAGTGCGATCGGCGATACGACGATGGATTTCATCATGCGCGAGCCTGCACAGGCAAAGCGCTACACAAAGGCAGGGTTCGACGCGTTCTGGAGTGCAGTCGCTGGATGA